Proteins from a genomic interval of Fusarium oxysporum Fo47 chromosome I, complete sequence:
- a CDS encoding replication factor RFC1 C terminal domain-containing protein — protein MPSDIRSFFGPKGGGAPKPAPRRAEELAKSKRTKGRKVVEDSDDDEDEAPEVQKPTTKPAPKRKSKEEETKGVAISADDYFASAKNSKPTSSATPKKPAAKPDIPVRSSPRGKPTASKPAAPAKNGKAPATRKSTTSYSRHNADQDSDAYMDDGDEDDEDIFAADAKGGSKRKNDDYEEDESEDEELPKPKRIATRGRPSAVKKEEKEEEVKPAAKGRKRKSLSEDSEESEEEAPRKKAATAKPKAAAKPRAPRKKNDEPEDDEIKDILDSVATVRAPTPPPKDANAKFDWRKNAFGGGNASAQPAAGAADLPEGADECLTGLSFVFTGVLQTISRDEGQALVKRYGGKVVGQPSSKTSFVVLGEDAGPSKLAKIKSIGIKTIDENGLFELIRKLPAFGGGGKGAQKAQEKKKAEEDKVKKQVAEMEAEEKARKAEAAKAAKKAAAAGGPPVKAAAAPPVQLLTSKYAPTQLGHICGNKAQVEKIQNWLRNWPKHKKYNFQRRGADGMGGERAIIISGPPGIGKTTAAHLAAKLEGYDVLESNASDTRSKKLVENGVSDVMNNTSLLGYFAGDGKDVDATKKKIVLIMDEVDGMSAGDRGGVGALAKFCKKTQVPLILICNERRLPKMKPFDHVAFDIRFNRPTVDQVRSRVMTICHREGLKLPPSVVDALIEGSNKDIRQIINMISTAKLDQTSMDFDQSKAMSKAWEKHVILKPWDICQKMLAGGLFTPASKSTLNDKIELYFNDHEFSYLMIQENYLRTKPMALNGKGYNQRELKLKALELFDNAAESISDGDLVDRMIHGPQQHWSLMPTHAVFSTVRPASFIAGQLMGSNFTSWLGNNSKYGRLGRSIREVHSHMRLRSSGDHNEIRQQYLPILWTQLVDRLQKQGNEAVPEVIDLMDSYYLTREDFDAVQELGVGPMDEEHVKIETKTKAAFTRTYNAMSHPVPFMKASNVVAPKAQPKEVPDLEEAVEDDDAEAVEAPEVDEEDDEIDFKKDKYIKKPKAKKVTKKATKAAADDEEEDEDKPKRGRPKAKATSAKAKGKK, from the exons ATGCCTTCTGATATCCGGTCTTTCTTTGGACCCAAGGGTGGTGGCGCCCCAAAACCTGCCCCAAGAAGAGCTGAGGAGCTGGCCAAGAGCAAGCGCACAA AGGGAAGAAAGGTCGTTGAAGATAgcgacgatgacgaagatgaagcaCCAGA AGTGCAAAAGCCTACCACTAAACCCGCACCAAAGAGAAAATCCAA GGAGGAGGAAACTAAGGGCGTGGCTATTTCTGCTGATGATTACTTCGCTTCCGCAAAGAACAGCAAGCCTACAAGTTCAGCAACACCCAAAAAGCCTGCTGCAAAGCCTGATATTCCCGTTCGATCAAGTCCCCGAGGAAAACCTACTGCTTCGAAGCCCGCAGCACCAGCGAAGAATGGCAAAGCCCCTGCCACACGAAAATCAACAACCTCTTACTCACGCCACAATGCCGATCAGGATTCTGATGCTTACATGGATGACGgagacgaagacgacgaagatATCTTTGCAGCTGATGCCAAGGGTGGAAGTAAGCGCAAGAATGACGACTACGAGGAGGACGAATCCGAGGATGAGGAACTTCCTAAGCCAAAGCGAATAGCGACCCGAGGCCGCCCATCCGCcgtcaagaaggaagagaaggaagaagaagtcaagCCTGCAGCAAAAGGCAGAAAGCGAAAATCTTTATCCGAAGACTCAGAAGagtctgaagaagaggctcCACGCAAGAAAGCGGCTACAGCCAAACCTAAAGCTGCAGCCAAACCTCGGGCtccaagaaagaagaatgacgagcctgaagatgatgagatcaaggataTTCTCGACAGTGTTGCTACCGTTCGTGCCCCTACACCACCGCCCAAAGATGCCAATGCCAAGTTTGATTGGCGAAAGAACGCATTCGGAGGCGGTAATGCATCTGCTCAGCCAGCTGCAGGTGCAGCTGACCTTCCTGAAGGTGCGGATGAATGCTTGACTGGTCTTAGTTTTGTCTTCACGGGTGTTTTGCAGACCATCAGTCGTGATGAGGGGCAAGCTCTTGTCAAGAGGTATGGTGGTAAAGTTGTCGGTCAGCCAAGCAGCAAGACAAGCTTTGTGGTTTTGGGAGAAGACGCTGGGCCAAGTAAGCTGGCAAAGATTAAGTCTATCGGAATCAAGACAATTGACGAGAACGGACTTTTCGAACTGATCCGCAAACTTCCTGCATTTGGAGGTGGCGGCAAAGGGGCCCAGAAGGcccaggagaagaaaaaggccgAAGAAGACAAAGTCAAGAAACAAGTTGCAGAGATGGAGGCCGAAGAGAAGGCTCGAAAGGCAGAGGCTGCGAAGGCCGCCAAAAAAGCGGCCGCTGCTGGAGGCCCTCCTGTGAAGGCTGCTGCGGCACCCCCCGTTCAGTTACTGACTTCAAAGTATGCGCCCACACAGCTCGGTCATATTTGTGGCAATAAGGCCCAAGTCGAAAAGATCCAAAACTGGCTCAGAAACTGGCCAAAACACAAGAAATACAACTTTCAAAGAAGAGGTGCTGACGGGATGGGTGGCGAGCgcgccatcatcatctctgGACCCCCTGGAATCGGCAAGACAACGGCTGCTCACCTAGCTGCGAAGCTGGAGGGATATGACGTTTTGGAGAGCAACGCAAGTGATACTCGAAGCAAGAAGCTCGTCGAAAACGGAGTGAGCGATGTGATGAACAATACGTCGCTTCTCGGGTACTTTGCTGGCGATGGCAAAGATGTGGATGcaaccaagaagaagattgttCTCATCATGGATGAGGTTGACGGTATGTCTGCGGGCGATCGAGGCGGTGTTGGTGCATTGGCAAAGTTCTGCAAAAAGACACAGGTTCCCCTGATACTCATCTGTAACGAGCGAAGACTGCCCAAGATGAAGCCTTTCGACCATGTAGCTTTCGACATCCGATTCAATCGCCCAACGGTGGACCAAGTTCGATCTCGCGTCATGACTATTTGCCATAGAGAAGGGCTCAAGCTTCCTCCTTCTGTGGTAGATGCTCTCATCGAGGGAAGCAACAAAGATATTCGACAGATCATCAATATGATTTCCACGGCGAAACTAGACCAGACAAGTATGGACTTCGACCAGAGCAAGGCCATGTCTAAGGCTTGGGAAAAGCACGTCATCCTTAAACCATGGGACATCTGTCAAAAGATGCTGGCAGGTGGATTGTTCACCCCCGCAAGCAAATCAACACTCAATGACAAGATTGAGCTCTATTTCAACGACCACGAGTTCAGCTATCTTATGATACAAGAGAACTATCTCCGAACAAAACCTATGGCCTTGAATGGAAAGGGGTATAACCAACGCgagctcaagctcaaagcTCTCGAACTGTTCGATAATGCAGCAGAGAGCATCAGCGACGGAGACCTTGTCGATCGCATGATTCACGGACCTCAGCAACATTGGAGCTTGATGCCCACACATGCTGTGTTTAGTACTGTCCGCCCCGCCAGCTTTATAGCAGGCCAGCTCATGGGCTCCAACTTCACGTCGTGGTTGGGCAACAATAGCAAGTACGGAAGGTTGGGCAGATCGATTCGAGAGGTTCACTCTCACATGCGCCTCAGATCTTCTGGCGATCATAACGAGATTCGCCAGCAGTACCTTCCTATCCTTTGGACGCAGCTTGTAGATCGTCTACAAAAGCAGGGCAACGAGGCAGTGCCAGAGGTCATTGATCTGATGGACAGTTACTACTTGACTCGTGAAGATTTCGATGCTGTTCAGGAACTCGGTGTCGGACCGATGGACGAGGAACACGTCAAGAttgagaccaagaccaaagcTGCTTTCACCCGAAC ATACAATGCAATGAGCCACCCAGTTCCCTTCATGAAGGCCAGCAATGTCGTCGCTCCCAAGGCTCAACCCAAGGAGGTTCCTGATCTTGAGGAAGCtgtcgaagatgatgatgccgaggCAGTCGAGGCACCCGAAgtcgacgaagaagatgacg
- a CDS encoding mitochondrial 54S ribosomal protein YmL47 has product MKIANTSALLNAFQGLRLCASSPLRQLHAPLWQSSKTLDAIRRPQNVRAFSTTPSMLGNWLEPNLNRKKKMAKGRPRVATGGSTKGTTVIWGDYGLRMTDHHRRISAKQLKMAEDTIKVRLRGQKYRLYKRKNCNVGVYVSGNDMRMGKGKGSFDHWATRMAVSQILFEIRGRLHEQVVRDAFRLAGNKLPGQWEFVKKGEPPMVGITKLDGVTLEELKRPRRHIAPVELLEASSPTTETLVGSTSEASRNP; this is encoded by the exons ATGAAGATCGCTAACACCTCGGCATTGCTCAATGCCTTCCAGGGATTGAGGTTATGTGCCTCTTCGCCTCTGCGACAACTTCACGCCCCTCTTTGGCAATCTTCGAAGACCCTTGATGCGATTCGACGACCTCAAAATGTCCGAGCCTTTTCGACGACCCCCTCAATGTTGGGCAACTGGCTTGAGCCAAACCTGAaccgaaagaagaagatggcaaagGGACGACCTCGTGTGGCTACAGGTGGTTCGACCAAGGGTACGACAGTGATTTGGGGCGACTATGGTCTGCGAATGACGGATCACCACCGAAGAATCAGCGCCAAGCAATTGAAGATGGCCGAGGACACCATTAAAGTGCGACTTCGAGGTCAAAAATACCGATTGTATAAGCGAAAGAACTGTAACGTCGGTGTATATGTCAGCGGTAACGAT ATGCGTATGGGTAAGGGTAAAGGTTCCTTCGATCACTGGGCAACCCGAATGGCTGTTAGCCAGATACTGTTCGAAATCCGAGGACGACTTCACGAGCAAGTTGTGAGAGATGCTTTCCGTTTGGCTGGTAACAAGCTGCCTG GTCAATGGGAATTCGTTAAGAAGGGAGAGCCTCCCATGGTTGGAATCACCAAGTTGGACGGCGTGACTCTAGAAGAGTTGAAAAGACCTCGACGGCACATTGCTCCCGTTGAACTGCTGGAGGCTTCGTCGCCTACAACTGAGACTCTGGTCGGGAGCACTTCTGAAGCTTCCCGCAACCCCTAG
- a CDS encoding P-loop containing nucleoside triphosphate hydrolase protein: protein MALIVDKHRPRSLETLTYHNELSDRLRSLAQSGDFPHLLVYGPSGAGKKTRIVATLKELYGPGVEKIKIDARVFQTTSNRKLEFNIVASVYHLEITPSDVGNYDRVVVQDLLKEVAQTQQVDQSAKQKFKVVVINEADHLTRDAQAALRRTMEKYSPNLRLILLANSTANIIAPIRSRTLLVRVAAPTHEEICDVLAVSAKKEGWPVVEGLHKRIAEESGRNLRRALLMYEAVHAQNEKVTDSTVIPPADWEALIGQIAKEILEEHSPARILQVRSKLYDLLTHCIPPTTILKTLAFKLIALIDDGLKGEVIQWAAFYEHRIKTGTKVIFHLEAFVAKFMRIVEMYLMSMDM, encoded by the exons ATGGCACTTATTGTTGACAAGCACCGACCTCGGTCTCTTGAGACCCTCACATACCATAATGAGTTGTCAGATCGTCTTCGCTCTCTT GCCCAGAGCGGTGACTTTCCTCACTTACTTGTGTACGGACCTTCAGGTGCTGGAAAGAAAACCCGAATCGTCGCTACGCTGAAGGAGCTCTATGGACCAGGTGTGGAGAAGATCAAAATCGATGCTCGAGTATTCCAGACGACTAGCAATCGCAAGCTCGAGTTCAACATTGTCGCCTCCGTCTATCACCTCGAAATCACACCATCCGACGTTGGAAACTACGACAGAGTTGTTGTTCAGGACCTTCTTAAAGAGGTTGCGCAAACGCAACAGGTGGATCAATCAGCGAAGCAAAAGTTCAAAGTCGTGGTCATCAACGAAGCGGACCACCTGACGAGAGATGCACAAGCAGCTCTGCGACGAACGATGGAAAAGTACTCGCCCAACCTACGACTAATCCTCTTGGCGAATTCGACTGCCAATATTATTGCTCCGATTCGCTCAAGAACTCTACTGGTCAGAGTAGCGGCCCCAACGCACGAGGAAATATGTGATGTGCTAGCCGTATCGGCGAAGAAAGAGGGCTGGCCCGTTGTGGAGGGTCTTCACAAGCGAATAGCGGAGGAGAGTGGACGAAACCTTCGACGAGCTCTCTTGATGTACGAAGCCGTCCATGCACAAAA TGAGAAAGTCACTGATAGCACAGTCATCCCACCGGCAGATTGGGAGGCCCTTATCGGCCAGATCGCAAAGGAGATCCTGGAAGAACACTCGCCAGCCAGGATCCTGCAGGTGCGGTCAAAGCTTTACGACCTCTTGACACACTGCATCCCCCCCACTACTATCCTCAAGACCTTGGCGTTCAAGCTGATTGCCCTCATTGACGATGGATTGAAGGGCGAGGTTATTCAGTGGGCGGCTTTCTATGAGCATCGTATCAAGACCGGAACCAAGGTTATATTCCATCTGGAAGCTTTCGTGGCGAAGTTCATGAGAATTGTCGAGATGTATTTGATGAGTATGGATATGTAA